The following are from one region of the Rhipicephalus microplus isolate Deutch F79 chromosome 1, USDA_Rmic, whole genome shotgun sequence genome:
- the LOC119159590 gene encoding ras-related protein M-Ras, whose translation MTMSKPPSDNLTTYKLVVVGDGGVGKSALTIQFFQKLFVTDYDPTIEDSYIQHTEIDGQWCILDVLDTAGQEEFSAMREQYMRKGDGFLLVYSVTDKQSFDNMGHFHTQILRVKDRDSYPMLLVANKVDLVHLRRVSEEQGRELAQQLKISYIETSAKDPPINVDAAFHEVVRIIRNQPPQLDPKRRRKWWKNSRCNLL comes from the exons ATGACAATGTCCAAGCCTCCGAGTGACAACCTTACCACCTACAAGTTGGTCGTGGTTGGTGACGGAGGGGTCGGCAAGTCGGCACTGACCATTCAGTTCTTTCAGAAACTTTTCGTCACCGACTACGACCCGACGATCGAAGATTCGTATATACAGCATACCGAAATTGATGGCCAGTGGTGCATTCTAGATG TGTTGGATACAGCGGGCCAAGAGGAGTTCAGTGCCATGCGGGAGCAGTACATGCGCAAGGGGGATGGCTTCCTGCTGGTGTACTCGGTGACAGACAAACAGAGCTTTGACAACATGGGTCACTTCCACACTCAAATTCTTCGCGTCAAAGATCGCGATTCGTACCCCATGCTGCTGGTGGCGAACAAGGTGGACCTGGTGCACCTACGACGAGTCTCGGAGGAGCAAGGTCGAGAGCTTGCTCAGCAGCTGAAG ATAAGCTACATTGAGACAAGTGCCAAAGACCCACCTATCAACGTGGATGCTGCATTTCATGAAGTGGTGAGGATAATTAG AAACCAACCACCACAGCTGGATCCGAAGCGGCGGAGAAAGTGGTGGAAGAACTCCCGCTGCAACCTCCTGTAA